From Spirosoma aerolatum, one genomic window encodes:
- a CDS encoding ABC transporter ATP-binding protein: MNYDLNQFVGQKEEKNATTKALRKLLTFINDERQTLLLAFAAILINSSLNLLGPVLIGRAVDTYVQAKQFHGLLVYGSILLAMYACTLGTSYLQTRLMGGVGQRMLFKLRNAVFSKLQELPVAFFNQNKAGDLISRINNDTDKLNQFFSQSLMQFVGSIVTMIGAGLFLLFIDLPLGAAALAPAILIWLFTQVTSPWVKRKNAASLKSVGGMSAEIQESLTNFKVIIAFNRRDYFRKRFEEANEVNYQAAIGAGIANTVFMPVYGFVASLGQVVVLTFGIYLISTDRFTVGLLISFLAYVTNFYNPLRQLAALWASFQVAMAGWDRISYLLTMQSNLPTIENQLAVSTASLLAFQNVSFSYPNGHEVLHNISFTLERGKTYALVGPTGGGKTTTASLIARLYDPTSGTVWLDGKDIRSYSAEERTQKIGFILQEPFLFTGTVRENILYGNEQYRNYSNEQLAEVIRQANLTGLLERFDEGLETSVQSTGDTISLGQKQLIAFIRAVLRNPELLILDEATANIDTITEQLLEEILQNLPESTTRIIIAHRLNTIENADEIFFINSGEVTRAGSLGDAVDMLLHGKRVS, translated from the coding sequence ATGAACTACGATCTTAATCAGTTTGTCGGGCAGAAGGAAGAAAAAAATGCCACGACAAAAGCTCTCCGCAAACTCCTGACATTCATCAATGATGAGCGCCAGACGTTGCTGTTGGCCTTTGCTGCTATCCTGATCAATTCGAGCCTGAACCTGCTGGGTCCCGTGCTGATTGGTCGGGCGGTGGATACGTATGTGCAGGCCAAACAGTTTCATGGGTTGCTGGTGTATGGCAGTATTTTGCTGGCGATGTATGCCTGTACGTTGGGCACCAGTTATTTACAAACCCGGCTTATGGGGGGCGTGGGGCAACGGATGCTATTCAAGCTGCGCAATGCTGTGTTTAGCAAACTTCAGGAATTACCCGTCGCATTTTTCAATCAGAATAAAGCAGGGGACCTGATTTCGCGGATCAACAACGACACCGACAAGCTGAACCAATTTTTCTCGCAATCGCTGATGCAGTTTGTCGGGAGTATTGTGACCATGATTGGTGCAGGGCTGTTTTTACTTTTTATTGATCTGCCATTGGGAGCGGCTGCCCTGGCACCAGCCATTCTGATCTGGTTGTTTACACAGGTTACCTCCCCCTGGGTAAAGCGGAAAAATGCTGCTAGCCTGAAAAGCGTAGGTGGGATGAGTGCCGAAATTCAGGAGAGCCTGACCAATTTTAAAGTAATCATCGCCTTTAACCGACGCGATTATTTTCGTAAGCGTTTCGAAGAAGCGAACGAAGTAAATTATCAAGCGGCTATAGGTGCTGGAATCGCCAATACGGTTTTTATGCCTGTTTATGGTTTCGTTGCGAGTTTGGGACAGGTAGTCGTTTTGACATTTGGTATTTACCTGATCTCAACAGACCGATTTACCGTTGGGTTATTGATTAGTTTTCTGGCCTATGTGACGAACTTTTATAACCCGCTTAGGCAACTGGCTGCCTTGTGGGCTAGCTTTCAGGTGGCCATGGCGGGTTGGGACCGGATTTCGTATTTGCTGACGATGCAATCGAATTTGCCGACGATTGAAAACCAGTTGGCGGTATCAACCGCATCTTTACTGGCCTTTCAGAACGTATCGTTTAGCTATCCCAATGGTCACGAAGTGCTGCATAATATCAGCTTCACGCTCGAACGAGGGAAGACCTACGCACTGGTTGGCCCAACGGGAGGAGGCAAAACCACAACCGCTTCGCTTATTGCCCGTTTATACGACCCAACCAGTGGAACCGTATGGCTCGATGGTAAAGATATCCGGTCGTATAGCGCCGAAGAGCGGACGCAGAAAATCGGTTTTATTCTACAGGAGCCCTTTTTGTTTACGGGCACCGTTCGGGAGAATATCCTGTATGGTAATGAACAGTACCGGAATTATTCCAACGAGCAATTGGCGGAAGTAATTCGGCAAGCGAACCTGACTGGATTGCTGGAACGATTCGACGAAGGATTGGAAACCAGCGTGCAGTCGACCGGCGATACGATCAGTCTGGGGCAAAAGCAACTGATAGCGTTCATTCGGGCAGTTTTACGTAATCCTGAACTGCTTATTCTGGACGAAGCGACCGCCAACATCGACACCATAACCGAACAGTTACTGGAAGAAATTTTGCAGAATCTGCCCGAATCCACCACGCGCATCATCATCGCGCACCGATTAAATACCATTGAAAATGCCGACGAGATTTTCTTCATCAATTCCGGGGAGGTTACCCGCGCCGGTTCGTTGGGGGATGCGGTCGATATGCTGCTTCATGGCAAACGAGTTAGTTAA